Proteins encoded in a region of the Augochlora pura isolate Apur16 chromosome 4, APUR_v2.2.1, whole genome shotgun sequence genome:
- the LOC144468680 gene encoding C-mannosyltransferase dpy-19 produces the protein MAAESDKKRKGAEKPDCIHNNLYKFAVNLIALGVGFFHRWHVSTLFENDRHFSHLSEIEREMSFRTEMGMYYFYFKTIAESKTFMEGWEKISHDNISEYGNVINASRKYSLLPELLIGWLYHCAKYLGITSIEECWQVERGEGMPPVTSCEGLGVPVYFYLEMVWISTMFTAATLFHYSVYLGNSVSSGVVAILLFFYNHNECTRVQWTPPLRESFAYPVILYQIYMLTVILRESNGQDWTKLPKDLIVKMGSSTLISLCFWQFSQFVFTTQIIAVLILKWMKVISNDLYRFICVTHMWPAFLAVNLTDGALVYYSLYVCLMFTTHIISLLEGPSRFISAKVQTAVEIILVFISTRYLKSLLALLSEDDAHVFNLLKAKLSSYKDFHTMLYTCSAEFDFLPFRSYDAIIRTMLLPIAVLAGILIAYYWYRTYKGKGYPKCVEPDLAYNGLQTGAFIIMAVFFMRLKLFMNPHLCIIAGTICASRYLDKVGLKNGMIKTALAILLISTMSYHGLERLKEERSIIGEFSNIEQEELFEWIKENTPEHAVFAGKMSLMANLMLSTGRPVVNNPYYESKEMRDRTMKVYEIFSRKDVSSVYLTLRNLRVGYVILEQPVCLAFAKLPQGCQMIDLWDLTDNGTSKAAGKPPLCPTLFQGNAYPFKRAFVNNRYVVLQLDYSQYVELKPKNPLHYQA, from the exons ATGGCTGCGGAGAGTGACAAGAAGCGTAAAGGAGCGGAAAAACCGGATTGTATACacaataatttgtacaaattcGCTGTAAATCTGATAG CTTTAGGAGTTGGGTTTTTCCATCGGTGGCATGTATCCACGCTCTTCGAAAATGACCGGCATTTCTCGCATTTGTCcgagatcgagagagaaatGTCGTTCCGCACAGAAATG GGAATGTATTACTTCTACTTCAAAACTATCGCGGAATCGAAGACGTTTATGGAAGGCTGGGAAAAAATCAGTCACGATAATATTTCGGAGTACGGCAATGTTATAAACGCTAGTAGAAAATATAGTTTGCTGCCAGAG CTACTAATTGGCTGGCTATATCATTGCGCCAAGTACTTGGGAATCACTTCTATAGAGGAGTGCTGGCAA GTAGAGAGAGGTGAAGGTATGCCTCCTGTAACTAGCTGCGAAGGCTTAGGAGTGCCAGTATATTTTTACTTGGAGATGGTCTGGATCAGTACCATGTTCACTGCTGCAACGCTATTTCACTATTCCGTGTACCTGGGCAACAGCGTGAGCAGCGGTGTCGTCGCAATACtcttatttttctacaatCACAATGAATGTACGCGAGTGCAATGGACACCACCGCTGCGCGAAAGTTTCGCTTATCCTGTGATATTATATCAGATATACATGTTGACTGTGATCTTGAGAGAAAGCAACGGCCAGGATTGGACAAAGCTACCCAAAGACTTGATCGTG aaaatggGATCGTCGACGCTGATTAGTTTATGCTTCTGGCAGTTCTCGCAATTCGTGTTCACCACGCAGATAATCGCGGTGCTGATACTTAAATGGATGAAAGTAATATCGAACGATCTATACAGGTTCATCTGCGTTACCCACATGTGGCCGGCATTCTTAGCCGTGAACTTAACAGATGGAGCTTTAGTGTACTATTCGTTGTATGTGTGCCTAATGTTCACCACCCACATCATAAGTTTGCTGGAGGGACCATCCCGGTTCATCAGCGCGAAAGTACAGACAGCTGTGGAGATAATTCTCGTATTTATCAGCACAAGATACTTGAAGTCCCTATTGGCTCTGCTATCGGAGGACGACGCGCACGTATTCAATTTACTGAAAGCAAAGTTATCCAGCTACAAAGACTTCCACACGATGCTCTACACCTGCTCGGCTGAGTTTGACTTCCTGCCGTTCAGGAGCTACGATGCTATCATAAGGACGATGCTGCTGCCGATCGCCGTGTTAGCTGGAATTCTAATAGCGTACTACTGGTACAGGACCTACAAGGGTAAAGGCTACCCCAAGTGTGTAGAGCCAGACCTGGCGTACAACGGGCTGCAAACCGGCGCGTTTATAATCATGGCTGTGTTCTTCATGAGACTGAAGCTGTTCATGAATCCGCATCTTTGTATAATAGCTGGAACGATCTGCGCCAGCAGGTACCTGGACAAGGTTGGCCTGAAGAATGGTATGATAAAGACTGCTCTGGCGATTCTGCTGATATCAACGATGTCTTATCATGGTTTAGAGAGGCTGAAGGAGGAAAGAAGCATTATAG GAGAATTCAGTAACATCGAGCAAGAAGAGCTATTTGAGTGGATCAAGGAAAATACTCCGGAACACGCCGTTTTTGCTGGCAAGATGTCCTTAATGGCAAACCTGATGCTCTCTACTGGCAGACCTGTCGTGAACAACCCCTACTACGAGAGCAAGGAGATGAG GGATAGGACCATGAAGGTGTACGAAATCTTCAGCCGAAAGGACGTATCTTCGGTGTACTTGACTCTGAGGAATTTGAGGGTGGGATACGTTATTCTAGAGCAGCCTGTGTGCCTGGCCTTTgcgaaatt ACCGCAAGGCTGCCAAATGATCGATCTCTGGGACCTAACTGACAACGGGACCTCCAAGGCCGCCGGGAAACCACCCCTTTGCCCAACGTTGTTCCAAGGGAACGCCTATCCCTTCAAGAGGGCGTTCGTGAACAATCGATACGTTGTTCTGCAACTAGACTATTCGCAGTACGTTGAACTGAAACCAAAGAACCCTTTACACTACCAAGCTTGA